The Cucumis melo cultivar AY chromosome 6, USDA_Cmelo_AY_1.0, whole genome shotgun sequence genome includes a region encoding these proteins:
- the LOC127149922 gene encoding lactoylglutathione lyase-like, with protein sequence MVEDENGYKFKFIQCISAPIDPLSQIMLRVQDLNISTNFYLKALGMKLFKSQNNSQAQLRWGMMGYGRNESETTVLKLETRNNISRDDGGDGYSMLYISTDNVKKSNEAAKLVIKELGGNIIMEPVLVPTINVKMTGFSVTLILGE encoded by the exons ATGGTGGAAGATGAAAATGGATATAAATTTAAGTTCATCCAATGCATCTCAGCTCCCATTGATCCTCTCTCTCAAATAATGCTTCGTGTACAAGATTTGAATATCTCTACCAACTTCTATTTAAAG GCATTAGGGATGAAACTCTTCAAGAGCCAAAACAATTCACAAGCACAg TTAAGATGGGGTATGATGGGATATGGAAGAAATGAAAGTGAGACAACAGTGCTTAAATTGGAAACAAGAAATAACATATCTCGTGATGATGGAGGAGATGGCTATTCAATG CTATACATTAGTACAGACAATGTAAAGAAGAGTAATGAAGCAGCCAAATTGGTAATAAAAGAGCTTGGTGGGAACATAATAATGGAGCCTGTTTTGGTGCCAACCATTAATGTCAAAATGACTGGATTTAGTGTGACCCTGATTCTTGGAGAATG a